The genome window AACAGGAAGAATCCGCTCCCAGTGACAGGGCCCCTATCATATGTGGGGCCCTGTGAAAACCACAAGTTCACTTAATTCCTATTTCACAGTAGCCCAAGAGATAGGTTATTAgccccattttgcaaatgaggaaactgaagggtTAAGTAACCAACCACAAGTTCACAGAGTAAGGACCTGGGATGAGAGCTGCCAAACTCCACAGTCTATGTCCTTAACACACGCCTGAGCTGTGCAGGGCAGACAGGCATGGACCTAGGTCAGAGCAGGGTGGTTTGAGGGCAGAGTGGGGGTGGGAAAACAcggagggaagaagaggaaggaaaggaaaggaatgaaatcaGGGAAGCTGGGGGAGTTCTGAGAGGGAGCCCAGCCAGGGGGAGGGAGCAGTGGCGGATCTGGGGAGGGGACTCTACAGACACTCACCTTCCTTGAAAACCCCATTGACAGAAAAGCAGAGCATCCATTCCTGAAAGGGAAGAGCTCAGGTGCTCAGGATCCTCCTTAACCTCCTACCCACCTCTGGCTCTCTGGGCCTGCCCAAGGGAGGAAGCAGGTGCTCACCGTCTGGCACCACATGTCCACCAGGATGGAGCTGAGGTCATGCTGAGTTTTGGGCAACGCACTGAGGGAGTCCACAATGTCACGTTTTGTGTGCCTCAGCAGTTCCCCCTTCAGGTCTGTAGAGAAGAGAAGCAAGGAACGGCAgggtggggcggggcagggggcTGCCACACCCTGGTCCTTGGCCCCTGTGATTGTTCCCATCACACCCCCTTACCTTGCCCACTCTTCCCCATCACACACTTACGGGGGTCCTTGAGTGTTTTCATATTCCTGCTATCCTCAAAGTACTTGCGCAAGCTGTtcctaggagaaaaaaaggagCAGGAGTGGGTGGCCCGGCCAGTGCAGGCATTTCCAGGAGTTGGCCTGTGTCTGCTGGGGAGACACACAGCCCCAGAGCAGGGTCTGAGTCGTGATACTCACGGGGCTGAGTCCTCGGCGTCGAAGGGAATAGCCAAGGAGAAGCAGGCCTCATCGTGGTAAGCACCGAGGAGACCCTGTCGATCTCCAGAGTCATAGATCGAGTAATACCTGTGGGGAAGCAGTGAGGACAGGCTACCTCTGTGGCCTGGGCCCCAGATGAGACTTGAAAACTCCCATGAGCTGACCTGTGCATGGGTAGCCCAGCCTGTCTCAGCCCTCCCCTTCCTCATGGTCCCAGCGTTCCAGGGATACTCACTGCTGCAGGAATTGCAGgactaaatgctttaaggtctcAGATCCAGTAAAGTTTTCCTGAAATCAAAAGACAATTTGGATCTATGCGGTGGACAAAGCCTCCCTTACAACACCCCAAATCTTGCTTGGTCCTTCTTCCTCACCTTGCAGGGTTTCATTATCTCAGAGCTGTCAATGTCAACAATCATTGGTGCAGATAACTCTCGGCCGTCctggagaaggaaagaggaagtcaGCAGTGGAGACCAAGGAGGTGGAGCTCGATGACCGATAAGATGAACATGCCCAGGGAGACAAGCATCAGAGGCCAGGTGGGAAATGGGCCTGGAAATTCCAGTGGGCAGCTTTCTCATGGGGTGCTGGACATCTCTACTATTACAtgcaaacgtgtgtgtgtgtgtgtgtgtgtgtgtgtgtgtgtgtgtgtgtgtgtgtacacacattttCAGGGAGAATATTCTTGTCTTTTTCAGGAATCCTTGCCTGTAAAATGGATGAGGATCTGATACAAGCATGTAATCTAGGCAAGACCCAAAGGACTTAAGGGCAGGTGTGGAGGTCATGTTCTTGAGTAAGAGGAGACAATGATGACGGTATTATACATACTTACCAGGCGTAACAACTTGGGGAAACAGTCCCGGATGGCACTgtccaaaaccaaaaattgaatGAAGTGACTGACAGTTCAGGGTGGCACAGtctctctcccactccctctcactctcctccctctccttcctcctggtTAGCTTCCATCTAGACTGTCCTGACTCCCTTTTCTCCAGTGCCACACGAAGCAGCACTGGGAGCCCAGGTTCCAGggctttcttcccctccctccctccctccctcccctttgtCCAAGTCACTGTGGAAGGCTCTGCAGGGAGCAGAAAATGGGGTGGGAGCCCAGAGCTCTGCTACCTCACTGGCCGTCCATCAACTTGCCTGACCAGGCCCTGGCCAAGACCAGGTCAGCCCTTAGGGATGGCCCAGGATGCTGGGACAGGGAGGTGAGTGAGGCCGGGCTCAGGAGGCAGAAAGGGGAAGGCAGAGGGGACGACATCAGAAATGGGGCGAAGgtaggggagggagagatgggTGAGACATAGGAGAGGAGAGACAAGGGAGAAACAGGATGCAATGCAAAGGGGAAGGAAAGACGCTCTACTGTGGAGGTGGAGTTTAGGGAGGAATAGAGGAGAAAAGGGCTCCCCTGATGCAGCCCTTTCTCTCACTGCCCCCTGGCTGGCCCTGGGGACGGAGGCAGGAAAGGAAAACATGCACCTGTTGGGCTGGGGCCCACTGGATACAGCTGGAGCCTTTCTCACCTGTGTGGGCCCAGTCTGAGCTGCGCATGGGAAACAGAGCAGCCACGGGGACAGGAGACCTTCTCCCAGGAGGAGTGAAGGGTCAGGCCCCAGCTCAGCATGGGGTTCAGAGTCTGGGGACCCCCTCTCCCGACCACTGCATTCTCTTCTGATGGTCACTGACTCCTGTGACCCTCTGTGCTGACGCCTTGACCGAGGAATGCTACCCGTCTCGGGCTACCCAGGACTCCTCTGAGGGCCCAGGCAGGACAATGTGAGgtgtggagggaaggagaggcagtGCCCTGAGAGGCCTGTCCTTCTGTCTCCCCAACCTCCTCGGCCCTCTGCCTTCCACTCCTGCCTCAGGAACGTGGCTCGCTTCCGGTCCCTTGACTCAGGAAACCCAGGTTTCTCCCCAAGGAGGGCCCAGCTCCTGGCATTGGGCCAGAGGAAGAGATGGCATGACAGCAGCCACCCAGGGCCTCGGCCCTCAGTATGAAACAGGGAAGCCCCCATGCCAGCCCAGGACAGGTGGGGGGACCTTTCTGGAGCAAGAGAAGGAGAACGCCTCTCAGGACAGGGGAGGGAAGCCCCATCTCAGCATGGAGGCAGGAAGGCCTGTGTCACATGAGGCCCTGGACTAAAGGACTCTTCTCAGTCCAGGGCACCAGCATCTGAACACTGTTGGtcttggggaggtgggggagtcCTGCTTCCTGGAGCACACTCACGGAGGGCACGCTGGAGGAGGCTTGGTGGAGACAGGCAGGAAATGCACCCCAGAGCAGGTGAAAAGGGGAGCATgtcagaggaaggaaaggagaccTCTAAGCACAGATGAGTGAGTGACACAGagaaaggagtgtgtgtgtgtgtatgtgtgtgtgtgtgtatgtgtgtgtgtgtgtgtgtgtaggaggggAGGTTTGTGGTCCTCCTAGAGGACCAAGGCCACTCCTTCCTGCAGAAGGGCACTTTCAGACACAGCTCAGTCACCCAAGGAGCAAAGGTGCCCAGGAAGGGCGATAGGGGTTGCCACTGACCTTACATAGGCGGACTGGTCCGAGAAGGTGCTGCACAAGGGGTTCCCTTCTAGCCATAGCTCTTCGAGCTTCAGCCCTTTCACCTTGCCCAACTCCCATGCCGACTCCAGCTAAGAAAGATGGGGAGGAAACTGGAGAAGGAGGGCCAGGGAAAGAGAGACACCTGGGACCGTGGGTCCCGAATTCCCCCAGCCCTCATAGTCACCCACAGGTACCTCTGCCTGCCTGTTGCCATTATCCTGATGTGTACTGCCATCCACCCTCCATCCAAAGTTGATCTGGCTCCCCCTTCTCACCTTATTTTTGGAGAGGTTCAGGGTCTTGACTTTGGGAGCCTTCTCTATAATGTCAGACAGGCCATCCAGCTGGTACAGTTTGTTGTTGCACAAGTTCAAAGACAATAGCTTTGGGTCAAGAAGAGTTAGAGTGGGGGCTACTATCTTGGGCCTCGGAGACAAATCTGCCCTCCACCTTACCTATTCCACCCCTCTAACTAAATACCAGCACTGGGCCTAAGGCTTCACCTCAGGGAAATTTCTTTCAATGATCTTCAGGGTGGCAGCCATGCAGTTTCTTCGATTCAGGATTATATCAATGTCACGGCCCATCAAGTCTTGAAGAAGCCAGGAGAAGGGAATCAGAAGGCTGGGAGGGCCCTGGCTGGACCAGAGCCAGCACCAACCGCTCCGTAAATTGCCATCCCTAAGTCTCCCTCTCAGGCAGACCGCTCTGCCCCCGCTTGCCTTAGAATTGCTGCTGTCAGCCATACCTGGGTCAAAGCGGAGATTCTGGAGATCAAGAGCTTGTTGGGAGACATTGTACCGTTTGTTCATAGTCAGCTGCAGAGATAGAGATGAAGACAGAGGCTCTGAGgctctggtggtggtggtggtggtggtggtggtggtggtggtggtggtgacgggGAAAGAGGGGACCAGGGGAAGAAGAGGTGGGTCCAGGAAGTGAGCATACAATGATCCTTGAGTCTGTATTACCTTAAGCATCTCCATTTGGCCTGGCTTCAACTTATTCTTCACAGAGTAGGGCGCAGTAGAATGATTGACAAATATACATATCTGCAGGGAGGCAGCGTGGTAAGTACCAGGACCTCTAATCCCAAAGAGGACGACCAGCCCCCTGGCCTGTCCTCCTGCCCAGAGACTAAGTACAGGGAATGCCCTCAACACACACCTTTCGGTTCTCGTCATCACAAATCTTATAACTGACATCCTTCAATACGGAGGCAGTAGTAGCATCCTGGACAAAGAAGCATGCCCGATTTCGGATGTAGTGAAACTACAGGGAGTGAAGGCAAGAGCAACAGCATCAGAGGCCAATGGCCCCTGCTGAGCCAGGCCTCTCCTCGTCCCCCGTGCCCACTCAACTGGCTTCACCATCCTCTCTTACATCAACCGGAGTGAAGGGGGCACTGCAGTGGCTCTGGATTGAATTCATTAGCCATGACTTGTCATACTTTATCCCGTAAGGAATCTAaaggtaaaaagaagaaataggagagaagggagagacaaCACGGAACTAAGGATGGAGAACAGAACCAaccagctgtttttttttctttttttccgaCCTTCTACTTAGCTTAGACCTCTAAAGAAAGGACCGCTGAcatgatttcttatttttgtgccAAATATGGACTCCCTAAACTCCCGTTCCCCCATTCCGAAGCTCTCCTCCGAATAATCAGCTTAGGGTGTTTTAAGTGGTCTTCCTTCTATCAGGTTCCAGAATAGTCTACCTAATGCAGACCCCACCCAGATACTCACTGTGACCTTGAACCAGTTCCTTGTGTATCCATCTTGTGTGTTCTGCCTCATTTTTCTCCCTggaggttttctatttctccacgtGGTAATACAGATTTCGTCTTCACTATGCCATTTCATTCTTCTGTCGCATCGGATGCTATAAGGAGTGCtgtggggaagaggagagaaggcGGGTATCCATTAAATCTAAGAACGTCTTCTCTACATGCTCCACTCACTGACGCCAGGGCTACAATTAGGATTGCTCAGCCACTATTCCACTTCCAGCATTCTTCAGCTCTCtaatgagagaagaaaaggaagaccaCAGAGAATGAAAGGGTTGCACAGTCCCGGGGGCTGCTACATGCAAACCAAGCTGCCTGGTCACTTACTGTCTTAGTTGTTGGTCCTTGTGGACATCCCGCATCTCCACGCTTCCATCATTCTCCTGGCAGTGTGAAGACGGACGCTCGTACCCACCATGTTCATGATGACAGTTCCTCTTGTCAGAATTATCCCGGAGAGAATTCccacctttctttcttccttgaaaAGGGCTACCATGGTCATGGCATTCTGCAACTGAGAACAAAAAGACACGTTTGAGACACATCAATGGTCCACTTACCATGTACCATGTCGTGAGCTAACTCCATGGTAGGGCAAGTAAAGTGCCAACCCGCCACACAAGCCCCAGAAAACAAACTCCTCTGCCTGTCCAGATACAACAACCTTATCTCACAGGTGGCACAATCAGGGGAGGAATCTTGGGAGAGGAAGCAACTGTGTCGAACCTCTTAAGAAATGGAGCAGGAATTATAAAGAACAGAGGTGCGTATGTCCATGGGTTGGAC of Macaca fascicularis isolate 582-1 chromosome X, T2T-MFA8v1.1 contains these proteins:
- the LOC135969331 gene encoding nuclear RNA export factor 2-like isoform X1 — protein: MRDVHKDQQLRHTPYSIRCDRRMKWHSEDEICITTWRNRKPPGRKMRQNTQDGYTRNWFKVTIPYGIKYDKSWLMNSIQSHCSAPFTPVDFHYIRNRACFFVQDATTASVLKDVSYKICDDENRKICIFVNHSTAPYSVKNKLKPGQMEMLKLTMNKRYNVSQQALDLQNLRFDPDLMGRDIDIILNRRNCMAATLKIIERNFPELDGLSDIIEKAPKVKTLNLSKNKLESAWELGKVKGLKLEELWLEGNPLCSTFSDQSAYVSAIRDCFPKLLRLDGRELSAPMIVDIDSSEIMKPCKENFTGSETLKHLVLQFLQQYYSIYDSGDRQGLLGAYHDEACFSLAIPFDAEDSAPNSLRKYFEDSRNMKTLKDPHLKGELLRHTKRDIVDSLSALPKTQHDLSSILVDMWCQTEWMLCFSVNGVFKEVEGQSQGSVLAFTRTFIATPGGSSSLCIVNDELFVRDASPQETQSAFSIPVSTLSSSSEPSLSQEQQEMVQAFSAQSGMKLEWSQKCLQDNEWNYTRAGQVFTMLQTEGKIPAEAFKQIS
- the LOC135969331 gene encoding nuclear RNA export factor 2-like isoform X2; the protein is MRDVHKDQQLRHTPYSIRCDRRMKWHSEDEICITTWRNRKPPGRKMRQNTQDGYTRNWFKVTIPYGIKYDKSWLMNSIQSHCSAPFTPVDFHYIRNRACFFVQDATTASVLKDVSYKICDDENRKICIFVNHSTAPYSVKNKLKPGQMEMLKLTMNKRYNVSQQALDLQNLRFDPDLMGRDIDIILNRRNCMAATLKIIERNFPELLSLNLCNNKLYQLDGLSDIIEKAPKVKTLNLSKNKLESAWELGKVKGLKLEELWLEGNPLCSTFSDQSAYVSAIRDCFPKLLRLDGRELSAPMIVDIDSSEIMKPCKENFTGSETLKHLVLQFLQQYYSIYDSGDRQGLLGAYHDEACFSLAIPFDAEDSAPNSLRKYFEDSRNMKTLKDPHLKGELLRHTKRDIVDSLSALPKTQHDLSSILVDMWCQTEWMLCFSVNGVFKEVEGQSQGSVLAFTRTFIATPGGSSSLCIVNDELFVRDASPQETQSAFSIPVSTLSSSSEPSLSQEQQEMVQAFSAQSGMKLEWSQKCLQDNEWNYTRAGQVFTMLQTEGKIPAEAFKQIS